In the genome of Populus trichocarpa isolate Nisqually-1 chromosome 6, P.trichocarpa_v4.1, whole genome shotgun sequence, one region contains:
- the LOC7496132 gene encoding protein DUF642 L-GALACTONO-1,4-LACTONE-RESPONSIVE GENE 2 isoform X2 → MALFLSLCVALIFSLAHAASPPPLLDGLVENGDFEEAPAKSNLKKTVIIGKYSLPKWEINGLVEYVSGGPQPGGFFLAVPRGVHAVRLGNEASISQNLTLKRGSIYALTFGATRTCAQDEVLRVSVPGQSSDLPLQTLYSSDGGDTYSLAWKATSDVVKVTFHNLGIQEDPSCGPIVDAIAIKEMSPLRRTIGNLVKNGGFEVGPHMFKNFSTGVLLPPKQQDQISPLPGWIIESLKPVKYIDSKHFFVPEGFAAIELVAGRESAIAQVIRTIPDKFYNLTFTVGDAKNACHGSMMVEAFAAKETVKVPYVSQGKGGYKTAILRFQAISARTRITFYSAYYHNKQHDYGHMCGPVLDDVSVFPTH, encoded by the exons ATGGCTCTGTTTCTCTCCCTTTGCGTTGCTCTCATTTTCTCCTTAGCTCATGCTGCTAGTCCACCTCCACTTCTTGATG GACTTGTTGAAAATGGGGACTTTGAAGAGGCACCAGCAAAATCAAACCTCAAGAAAACAGTGATCATAGGAAAATACTCACTCCCCAAATGGGAAATCAATGGCTTAGTAGAGTATGTCTCGGGTGGACCACAACCAGGTGGCTTCTTCCTAGCCGTTCCTCGAGGGGTCCATGCAGTGAGGCTAGGCAATGAGGCATCTATCTCTCAAAATCTTACTCTCAAACGAGGTTCAATCTATGCTCTCACGTTTGGAGCCACCAGAACCTGTGCTCAGGATGAGGTGCTAAGGGTCTCAGTCCCTGGCCAATCAAGTGACCTCCCTCTTCAGACCCTTTATAGCAGCGATGGGGGTGACACTTATTCCTTGGCTTGGAAGGCTACTTCTGATGTTGTCAAGGTCACATTTCATAATCTCGGAATTCAAGAGGACCCCTCTTGTGGTCCTATAGTGGATGCTATTGCAATCAAGGAGATGTCACCTCTCCGGCGTACTATAG GCAACCTAGTGAAAAACGGTGGCTTTGAAGTTGGTCCGCATATGTTCAAGAACTTCTCAACAGGTGTCTTGCTCCCTCCCAAGCAACAAGATCAAATTTCACCCCTCCCTGGCTGGATCATTGAATCCCTCAAACCAGTAAAATACATTGACAGCAAGCATTTCTTTGTGCCCGAAGGATTTGCGGCAATTGAATTAGTAGCAGGGAGAGAGAGTGCCATAGCACAAGTCATTAGGACAATTCCTGACAAATTCTACAACCTAACATTCACAGTCGGAGATGCAAAGAATGCTTGCCATGGATCAATGATGGTTGAGGCATTTGCTGCCAAGGAAACTGTCAAAGTTCCCTACGTCTCACAGGGAAAAGGTGGATACAAGACTGCAATTTTGAGGTTCCAGGCAATTTCAGCTAGGACAAGGATTACATTTTACAGTGCATACTATCACAATAAGCAGCACGATTATGGTCACATGTGTGGCCCTGTCTTAGATGATGTCAGTGTGTTTCCTACTCACTAA
- the LOC7496132 gene encoding protein DUF642 L-GALACTONO-1,4-LACTONE-RESPONSIVE GENE 2 isoform X1: MALFLSLCVALIFSLAHAASPPPLLDVWHGQHFAGLVENGDFEEAPAKSNLKKTVIIGKYSLPKWEINGLVEYVSGGPQPGGFFLAVPRGVHAVRLGNEASISQNLTLKRGSIYALTFGATRTCAQDEVLRVSVPGQSSDLPLQTLYSSDGGDTYSLAWKATSDVVKVTFHNLGIQEDPSCGPIVDAIAIKEMSPLRRTIGNLVKNGGFEVGPHMFKNFSTGVLLPPKQQDQISPLPGWIIESLKPVKYIDSKHFFVPEGFAAIELVAGRESAIAQVIRTIPDKFYNLTFTVGDAKNACHGSMMVEAFAAKETVKVPYVSQGKGGYKTAILRFQAISARTRITFYSAYYHNKQHDYGHMCGPVLDDVSVFPTH, encoded by the exons ATGGCTCTGTTTCTCTCCCTTTGCGTTGCTCTCATTTTCTCCTTAGCTCATGCTGCTAGTCCACCTCCACTTCTTGATG TGTGGCATGGGCAACATTTTGCAGGACTTGTTGAAAATGGGGACTTTGAAGAGGCACCAGCAAAATCAAACCTCAAGAAAACAGTGATCATAGGAAAATACTCACTCCCCAAATGGGAAATCAATGGCTTAGTAGAGTATGTCTCGGGTGGACCACAACCAGGTGGCTTCTTCCTAGCCGTTCCTCGAGGGGTCCATGCAGTGAGGCTAGGCAATGAGGCATCTATCTCTCAAAATCTTACTCTCAAACGAGGTTCAATCTATGCTCTCACGTTTGGAGCCACCAGAACCTGTGCTCAGGATGAGGTGCTAAGGGTCTCAGTCCCTGGCCAATCAAGTGACCTCCCTCTTCAGACCCTTTATAGCAGCGATGGGGGTGACACTTATTCCTTGGCTTGGAAGGCTACTTCTGATGTTGTCAAGGTCACATTTCATAATCTCGGAATTCAAGAGGACCCCTCTTGTGGTCCTATAGTGGATGCTATTGCAATCAAGGAGATGTCACCTCTCCGGCGTACTATAG GCAACCTAGTGAAAAACGGTGGCTTTGAAGTTGGTCCGCATATGTTCAAGAACTTCTCAACAGGTGTCTTGCTCCCTCCCAAGCAACAAGATCAAATTTCACCCCTCCCTGGCTGGATCATTGAATCCCTCAAACCAGTAAAATACATTGACAGCAAGCATTTCTTTGTGCCCGAAGGATTTGCGGCAATTGAATTAGTAGCAGGGAGAGAGAGTGCCATAGCACAAGTCATTAGGACAATTCCTGACAAATTCTACAACCTAACATTCACAGTCGGAGATGCAAAGAATGCTTGCCATGGATCAATGATGGTTGAGGCATTTGCTGCCAAGGAAACTGTCAAAGTTCCCTACGTCTCACAGGGAAAAGGTGGATACAAGACTGCAATTTTGAGGTTCCAGGCAATTTCAGCTAGGACAAGGATTACATTTTACAGTGCATACTATCACAATAAGCAGCACGATTATGGTCACATGTGTGGCCCTGTCTTAGATGATGTCAGTGTGTTTCCTACTCACTAA